Part of the Hypomesus transpacificus isolate Combined female unplaced genomic scaffold, fHypTra1 scaffold_107, whole genome shotgun sequence genome, AAAAGGACAGGAGAAGGGTTGGACAGGATTTGAGACAGGCATGTTTTTGGTGTGCTCTAATGGAGCAGCCAGCTAAGTGTATCTAACACGTCAGCGATCAGTTGACGTCAAAGTGCTTGAGTCTGTCATTTTAAGTTTAACCTTAACGCTCGAAAGCCTGTGTCTTTTACCTACACTAACATTGCATACGTATTTTAAACACTATTTGAAATGTTAATTTGTTCTTCCAAGTTATCGGTGAGAACAAAATCCTACAATTAATAATGTTGTTACTTTTTTCCTGTTGAACTCAGCTGCCAAATCATAATCTGCCTAGATACCAGTAATGTACAACAAATGCAATGACATTTGTTTTCCTAGACATCACGCAGTTAGGATGCCCACTGACCGCTTGTGGTTTCATTTTAAGTTATCAGCCATTTCTCTTGTCATGTACATTATAGCCGTAATTTTACTCCAGTTGTATTTTCTGTACAGTAACTGTACTGTCTGGCTAACTGTACATTAATAAAGTTTCCGTTTCTCTGTCCACTGACTATTGCTTTATTGGATTGCAGTTCAAacctattttttttattaatgtcaAAATATTTGGAGGCAGATTTATGGGCTCTACTTACATTTTCACCCAAGTAAAGTTCAGCgtgcttttttttaaagatacaTGCTTAATTTGCAACAGATCATGGAAGATAGACAAGTGGGACTTGAACCCCAGTCTCTGCAGTAAGACCTCCACttacatggtacacacacacttaaacagtGAGCTAATAAAAGCCAAAAATGCTCATCTTTAAAGTGGTGCTCTTTTTAAGATGTATTTTCATTCTACATGAAGGGGGGGCAGTGACCCACCAgacaggggcgtgtccagacatttttgataggggtggcccgcctctgattgggcatatagccaatcatattttaagatattggggtggccaatcagatttcaggggtggcccgtgccaccctaggccactccctgaacacgccactgccaCCAGATAAGCATTTGCACCATGCACGTGGGAGGCTAAAGCACAGGGGACTGCTCTCGAATCCTGATTGGCTGATCATTATGTTGGTCAACATCACACTGATATGCACTAAGGAGAGGTAGCTGCAGCCGTCTAATCATGCACATCTAGCTCACTGATGTCATCAAAGTAGCTGTCAGTGCTGCGCAGCATCTGGGACAGAGCAGTGAGGAGCAGGATGTCAGTGCTGAGGTCCAGCTCCTCACTGTAGTTCTTAACAGGAAGCACACTGGACAGGGGAACACCGAGACGGACACTGACTTCCTGGGCCTACAAGAGACACCATGTTTATCTTTCCTGTTGTTACAGAAGACCCTCAGACAAAAAGGCTCAGTCGGGATGTTGAGTGCTGTAGTTTGACGCGTTTCGTTTGTAGTTGGATTTTGGTACGTGGGTCTCGATTATTCATCAGCGTCATACTTAATTATGTAGTGTAACCAACTtaacaaaaaactattttttttcaTTGAATTCCTGTGGACAAAAAGTGCCTTACCTTTGTCCTAATGTACTGGCTGATGTAGATATCCTTGAGGTCATCTGCCACATCGGGACAGGCCTCATCCACTTTAGTCATCAGAACCAGCTGAGGGATGCCTGGAGAACAGATCTGCATTAGTGGTGTGTAAACTTTGAAAAAAGGGTTCATGAATATGCATTTCACTCACTCCTGTTGTTACACCTGGTATTGTATCCTATCAAGTAGTCAATAGTCTAATTTAAAATAGGTTTTGTAGTTCTACATGTGTTCTCCACATCTATGGCACATCTTGAATTAAGTTGGTGTCTACTGTAGCTTGTGTGTCCACTACACCCCAGTGGTGGCCATGGATCAGGACTGACCTAGCAGATTGACCTTCCTGCAAATGGCAGCAAATTTCTCCTCCATTTTGGCAGATAAGATGGAGACTTTGCAGGCATCAATAACATAGGTGTTTctgggatgaaatgaccaaaggggttagcatgtgtttttgGGATGTAATGACCAAAGGTGTTAGCGTGTATGTTTGGGACGAAATGAccgaaggggttagcatgtttgGTTTTGGGGGGAagtgaccaaaggggttagcatgtgttctggatgaaatgaccaaaggggttggtatgtgtgtttcagattaactgaccaaaggggttagcatgtgtgttttggatggaccaaaggggttagcatgtgtgtttttgggatgaaatgaccaaaggggttagcatgtgtgttttggatggacCAAAGGggctagcatgtgtgtttttgggatgaaatgaccaaaggggttagcatgtgcgtTTTAAATgtaatgaccaaaggggttagcatgtgtgtttttagaatgaaatgaccaaaggggttggtatgtgtgtttcagatcaactgaccaaaggggttagcatgtgtgtttgggatgaaatgaccaaaggggttagcctgtgtgttttggatggacCAAAGAGGTAAGCATGTGCGTTttaaatgaaatgaccaaaggggttagcctgtgtgtttcagatgaAATGACctaaggggttaacatgtgagtttagggggaaatgaccaaaggggttagcgtgtgtgtttagggggaaatgaccaaaagggGTTATTATGTGTTTTTGGTAAgaaatgacaaaaggggttagcatgtgtgtttagggggaaatgaccaaagggattagcaTGTTCGTGTagggggaaatgaccaaaggggtcagcatgtgtgtttcggatgaaatgaccaaagggattagcaTGTTCGTGTAGGGGGAAATCACCaaaagggttagcatgtgtgttctggatgaaatgaccaaaggggttagcctgtgtgtttcagatgaAATGACctaaggggttaacatgtgagtttagggggaaatgaccaaaggggttagcatgtgtgtttaggggGAAATGTCCAAAAGGGGTTATTATGTGTTTTTGGTAAgaaatgacaaaaggggttagcatgtgtgtttagggggaaatgaccaaaggggtcagCATGTGTTTTTGTGATGAACTGACGAAAGGAGTTAGCATGTGCGTTTTTGGGATGAactgaccaaaggggttagcatgtgcgttttggggatgaaatgaccaaaggggttatcctgtgtgtttcagatgaaatgaccaaaggggttagcatgaccaaaggggttagcatgtgcttttgggataaaatgaccaaaggggttagcatgtgtgtttcggaGGAAATGACCGAATGGTTTAGCATGTGTTCttgatgaaatgaccaaacgggtaagcatgtgtgttttggataaaatgaccaaaggggttaacctgtgtgtttcagatgaaatgaccaaaggggttagcctgtgtgtttgagatgaAATGACctaaggggttaacatgtgagtttggggggaaatgaccaaaggggttagcatgtgtgttttggatgaaatgacctaaggggttaacatgtgagTTTAGGGGGAaaggaccaaaggggttggcatgtgtttttgggatgaaatgaccaaaagggttagcatgtgtgttctgggtgaaatgaccaaaggggttagcctgTGTGTTTCAGATTAAAAGACctaaggggttaacatgtgagtttagggggaaatgaccaaaagggGTTATTATGTGTTTTTGGTAAGAAATGACAAAAGGAGTTAGCATGTGCGTTTGTGATGAAACGACCAAAGGGGATAGCATGCGTTTTTGGGATGAactgaccaaaggggttagcatgtgcgtTTGTGATGAAACGACCAAAGGGGATAGCATGCGTTTTTGGGATGAactgaccaaaggggttagcatgtgcgttttggggatgaaatgaccaaaggggttaacatgtgagTTTGGGGGGAactgaccaaaggggttagcatgtgtgttttggatgaaatgaccaaaggggttagcatgtgttctggatgaaatgaccaaaggggtaagcatgtgtgtttggggggaaatgaccaaaggggttagcatgtgtgtttagggggaaatgaccaaagaggtAAGCATGTGCGTTttaaatgaaatgaccaaaggggttagcctgtgtgtttcagatgaaatgaccaaaggggttagcctgtgtgtttgagatgaAATGACctaaggggttaacatgtgagtttggggggaaatgaccaaaggggttagcatgtgtgttttggatgaaatgacctaaggggttaacatgtgagTTTAGGGGGAaaggaccaaaggggttggcatgtgtttttgggatgaaatgaccaaaagggttagcatgtgtgttctggatgaaatgaccaaaggggttagcctgTGTGTTTCAGATTAAAAGACctaaggggttaacatgtgtgtttaggggGATATGTCCAAAAGGGGTTATTATGTGTTTTTGCTAAgaaatgacaaaaggggttagcatgtgtgtttagggggaaatgaccaaaggggttagcatgtgtttttgtgATGAACTGACCAAAGGAGTTAGCATGTGCGTTTGTGATGAAACGACCAAAGGGGATAGCATGCGTTTTTGGGATGAactgaccaaaggggttagcatgtgcgttttggatgaaatgaccaaaggggttaacatgtgagtttggggggaaatgaccaaaggggttagcatgtgtgttttggatgaaatgaccaaaggggttagcatgtgtgtttcggaggaaatgaccgaaggggttagcatgtgttctggatgaaatgaccaaaggggttagcatgtgttctggatgaaatgaccaaaggggttagcatttgttctcgatgaaatgaccaaaggggttagcatgtgttctggatgaaatgaccaaaggggtaagcatgtgtgtttggggggaaatgaccaaaggggttagcatgtgtgttggattaaatgaccaaaggggttagcatgtgtgttttggatgaaatgaccaaaggggttagcatttgttctcgatgaaatgaccaaaggggttagcatgtgtgttttgggggaaatttccaaaggggttagcatttttttttggtatgaaatgaccaaaggggttattattttttggggtatgaaatgaccaaaggggttagttagCACGTGTGatttggaagaaatgaccaaaggggttagcatgtgtgttttggatgaaattaccaaaggggttagcatgtgtgttttgggatgaaatgaccaaatggGGTTAACAGCGGTTTTGGGATGAAATTACAGAATGGGATAGCATGTGTTtggtatgaaatgaccaaaggggttagcatgtgtgttggatgaaatgaccaaaggcgttagcatgtgtgttttggattaaatgaccaaaggggtaatcATTTGTTttcgatgaaatgaccaaaggggttagcatgtgtgttttgggggaaatgtccaaaggggttagcatttttttttggtatgaaatgaccaaaggggttattaTTTTTGAgggtatgaaatgaccaaaggggttagttagCACGTGTGatttggaagaaatgaccaaaggggttagcatgtgtgttttggatgaaattaccaaaggggttagcatgtgtgttttgggatgaaatgactaaaggggttaacatgtggTTTGGGATGAAATTACAGAATGGGATAGCATGTGTTTTtggtatgaaatgaccaaaggggttagcatatgtgttttggattaaatgaccaaaggggttggcatgtgtgttttggatgaaatgttcAAAACACTATCATATGTTCAAATCGTAACAACTTAAGAATACATTACCTAGTAATGAAAAACTCAGCTTCAGGGGCTTTGCTAGACAAAAGGCTGTACTGGGCCACAGCCTGCTGTGTGCAACACAATGCACTGATAACCGACTATTCCTTTACTACAACAAATACTGGGAATGTTATCTACGGGACACAATAAtgtttgagtaaaaaaaaaaactaaggaatgaacaaaggggttagcatgtgtgttttgggatgaaatgaccaaaggggttagcatgtgttttggatgaaatgaccaaaggggttagcatgtgtgttttgggggaaattaccaaaggggttagtatgtgtgttttgggggcaatgaccaaaggggttagcatgtgcgttttaaatgaaatgaccaaaggggttagcatgtgtgtttgaaatgaaatgaccaaaggggttagcatgtgtgtttgggatgaaatgaccaaaggggttagcctgTGTGTTTCGGATGAAATGACCACAGGGGTTAGCATGTTCGTTTAGGGGGAAatcaccaaaggggttagcatgtgtgtttgagatgaaATGACctaaggggttaacatgtgagtttggggggaaatgaccaaaggggttagcctgtgtgtttcagatgaAATGACctaaggggttaacatgtgagtttagggggaaatgaccaaaggggttagcgtgtgtgtttagggggaaatgaccaaaagggGTTATTGTGTTTTTGGTAAgaaatgacaaaaggggttagcatgtgtgtttagggggaaatgaccaaaggggtcagcatgtgtttttgtgatgaactgaccaaaggggttagcatgtgcgttttggggatgaaatgaccaaaggggttagcatgtgtgtttacgGGGAAATGTCCAAAAGGGGTTCTAATGTGTTTTTGGTAAgaaatgacaaaaggggttagcatgtgcgttttaaatgaaatgaccaaaggggttagcatgtgtgcttgaaatgaaatgaccaaaggggttagcctgtgtgtttcagatgaAATGACctaaggggttaacatgtgagtttagggggaaatgaccaaaggggttagcgtgtgtgtttagggggaaatgaccaaaagggGTTATGATGTGTTTTTGGTAAgaaatgacaaaaggggttaacatgtgtgtttaggggGATATGTCCAAAAGGGGTTATTATGTGTTTTTGCTAAgaaatgacaaaaggggttagcatgtgtgtttagggggaaatgaccaaaggggttagcatgtgctTTTGTGATGAAACGACCAAAGGGGATAGCATGCGTTTTTGGGATGAactgaccaaaggggttagcatgtgcgttttggggatgaaatgaccaaaggggttaacatgtgagtttggggggaaatgaccaaaggggttagcatgtgtgttttggatgaaatgaccaaaggggttagcatgtgtgtttcggaggaaatgaccgaaggggttagcatgtgttctggatgaaatgaccaaaggggtaagcatgtgtgtttggggggaaatgaccaaaggggttagcatgtgtgttggattaaatgaccaaaggggttagcatgtgtgttttggatgaaatgaccaaaggggttagcatttgttctcgatgaaatgaccaaaggggttagcatgtgtgttttgggggaaatttccaaaggggttagcatttttttttggtatgaaatgaccaaaggggttattattttttggggtatgaaatgaccaaaggggttagttagCACGTGTGATTTgaaagaaatgaccaaaggggttagcatgtgtgttttggatgaaattaccaaaggggttagcatgtgtgttttgggatgaaatgaccaaatggGGTTAACAGCGGTTTTGGGATGAAATTACAGAATGGGATAGCATGTGTTtggtatgaaatgaccaaaggggttagcatgtgtgttggatgaaatgaccaaaggcgttagcatgtgtgttttggattaaatgaccaaaggggtaatcATTTGTTttcgatgaaatgaccaaaggggttagcatgtgtgttttgggggaaatgtccaaaggggttagcatttttttttggtatgaaatgaccaaaggggttattaTTTTTGAgggtatgaaatgaccaaaggggttagcatgtgtgttttggatgaaatgaccaaaggggtaatcATTTGTTttcgatgaaatgaccaaaggggttagcatgtgtgttttgggggaaatgtccaaaggggttagcatgtgtgttttggatgaaattacagaATGGGATAGCATGTGTTTTtggtatgaaatgaccaaaggggttagcatatgtgttttggattaaatgaccaaaggggttggcatgtgtgttttggatgaaatgttcAAAACACTATCATATGTTCAAATCGTAACAACTTAAGAATACATTACCTAGTAATGAAAAACTCAGCTTCAGGGGCTTTGCTAGACAAAAGGCTGTACTGGGCCACAGCCTGCTGTGTGCAACACAATGCACTGATAACCGACTATTCCTTTACTACAACAAATACTGGGAATGTTATCTACGGGACACAATAAtgtttgagtaaaaaaaaaaactaaggaatgaacaaaggggttagcatgtgtgttttgggatgaaatgaccaaaggggttagcatgtgttttggatgaaatgaccaaaggggttagcatgtgtgttttgggggaaaataccaaaggggttagtatgtgtgttttgggggcaaggaccaaaggggttagcatgtgcgttttaaatgaaatgaccaaaggggttagcatgtgtgtttgaaatgaaatgaccaaaggggttagcatgtgtgtttgggatgaaatgaccaaaggggttagcctgTGTGTTTCGGATGAAATGACCACAGGGGTAAGCATGTTCGTTTAGGGGGAAatcaccaaaggggttagcatgtgtgtttgagatgaaATGACctaaggggttaacatgtgagtttggggggaaatgaccaaaggggttagcatgtgtgttttggatgaaattaccaaaggggttagcatgtgtgttttgggatgaaatgaccaaatggGGTTAACAGCGGTTTTGGGATGAAATTACAGAATGGGATAGCATGTGTTTTtggtatgaaatgaccaaaggggttagcatgtgtgttggatgaaatgaccaaaggggttagcatgtgtgttttggatgaaatgaccaaaggggttaacatgtgtttcggatgaaatgaccaaaggggttaacatgtgtgtttgggatgaaatgaccaaaggggttagcatatgtgtttgggatgaaatgagcaaaggggttagcatgtgtgttggatgaaatgaccaaaggcgttagcatgtgtgttttggatgaaatgaccaaaggggtaatcATTTGTTttcgatgaaatgaccaaaggggttagcatgtgtgttttggggga contains:
- the LOC124487951 gene encoding interferon-induced protein 44-like, translating into MEEKFAAICRKVNLLGIPQLVLMTKVDEACPDVADDLKDIYISQYIRTKAQEVSVRLGVPLSSVLPVKNYSEELDLSTDILLLTALSQMLRSTDSYFDDISELDVHD